A region of SAR202 cluster bacterium DNA encodes the following proteins:
- a CDS encoding phosphoglucomutase/phosphomannomutase family protein produces MPIKFGTDGWRAIIAEDYTFQNVRYCAQATAELMKAQGNGDKALVIGYDTRFASEDFANAVAEVAAANGIKVLLADRACPTPVASYNLVARKAAAGVVITASHNSGIWNGYKVKPHYGGSASPEVVAELEKLIAKVESTGKVNRIPMADATSKKLVEKFDPEPLYLSNIGKLVDLDGIKRSGLKIMVDSMHGAGSGYFKKLVAGGKTQVAEIRADRNPAFPGMVQPEPLEHNLKQLMAEVPAQKASVGVATDGDADRLGIVDEKGNFVTTLQAFALLCYHQLEVLKKRGPLVRSITMTSMVDRLGQIYGVPVFDTPVGFKYLGPIMMKEDALLAGEESGGYAFRGNIPERDGILSGLMILDLMVKTGKSVSDLLKALSDKVGPHYYHRIDLKFDEAKRVDILSKVKAAQPRAVAGRAVSKIDTRDGFRYVLDGGYWSLVRFSGTEPLLRVYAEGESPEQVTKMLEETRALAGV; encoded by the coding sequence ATGCCAATCAAGTTCGGCACAGACGGCTGGAGAGCTATCATTGCCGAGGACTACACCTTCCAGAACGTCCGCTACTGCGCCCAGGCAACGGCCGAGCTCATGAAGGCCCAGGGCAACGGCGACAAGGCGCTCGTCATCGGCTACGACACGCGCTTCGCATCAGAGGACTTTGCGAACGCGGTGGCGGAGGTGGCGGCTGCCAACGGCATCAAGGTGCTCCTCGCCGACCGCGCCTGCCCAACACCTGTGGCCAGCTACAACCTGGTGGCGCGGAAAGCGGCGGCGGGGGTGGTGATCACCGCCAGCCACAACTCCGGCATCTGGAACGGCTACAAGGTGAAGCCCCACTACGGCGGCAGCGCGTCGCCCGAGGTCGTGGCGGAGCTAGAGAAGCTCATCGCTAAGGTGGAGTCCACCGGCAAGGTAAACCGCATCCCCATGGCGGACGCGACTTCGAAGAAGCTCGTCGAGAAGTTCGATCCGGAGCCGCTCTACCTGAGCAACATCGGGAAACTGGTCGACCTGGACGGCATCAAGCGCTCCGGGCTTAAGATTATGGTGGACTCGATGCACGGCGCCGGGTCCGGCTACTTCAAGAAGCTCGTGGCGGGCGGCAAGACGCAGGTTGCGGAGATTCGCGCGGACCGCAACCCGGCCTTCCCCGGCATGGTGCAGCCGGAGCCGCTCGAGCACAACCTGAAGCAGCTCATGGCCGAGGTGCCCGCCCAGAAGGCGAGCGTCGGCGTAGCGACGGACGGGGACGCGGACAGGCTGGGAATCGTGGACGAGAAGGGCAACTTCGTGACGACGCTCCAGGCATTCGCCCTGCTCTGCTACCACCAGCTCGAGGTGCTCAAGAAGCGCGGCCCGCTGGTGCGCTCCATCACGATGACGAGCATGGTGGACCGCCTGGGCCAGATATACGGCGTCCCGGTCTTCGACACGCCCGTCGGCTTCAAGTACCTGGGGCCGATCATGATGAAGGAGGACGCGCTGCTGGCAGGCGAGGAGAGCGGCGGCTACGCCTTCCGCGGCAACATCCCGGAGCGCGACGGCATCCTGAGCGGCCTGATGATCCTGGACCTGATGGTCAAGACCGGCAAGTCGGTGTCGGATCTGCTGAAGGCGCTGAGCGACAAGGTGGGCCCGCACTACTACCACCGCATCGACCTCAAGTTCGACGAGGCCAAGCGCGTGGACATCCTCTCGAAGGTGAAGGCCGCCCAGCCCAGGGCCGTCGCCGGCCGCGCCGTATCGAAGATAGACACGCGCGACGGCTTCCGCTACGTCCTCGACGGCGGCTACTGGTCGCTGGTGCGCTTCTCCGGCACGGAGCCGCTCCTGCGCGTCTACGCGGAGGGGGAATCGCCGGAGCAGGTGACGAAGATGCTGGAGGAGACGCGCGCGCTAGCGGGGGTGTAG